Below is a genomic region from Brassica oleracea var. oleracea cultivar TO1000 chromosome C9, BOL, whole genome shotgun sequence.
TAGATCTTCTTCTTTGGTGGAAAGTGAGTTTTCAAACTTCTTATGATGGCTCGAAGAAGCACCGCCGGTGCAGATCGAATGCGTTTGGGAGACCGGAAGCATCATCGACCCTGAAACCACCATCATCGGAGCTCCATAACGTCGAATCGCCTTCTCTCTCTCTCTCTCTCTCTCTCTCTCTCTCTCTCTCTCTCTCTCTCTCTCTTTATCTCTATATTTTAAGTGAAAGACGAAATGGGGACTTAGGGTTGCGGGTCTTCAAAATCCCGCAGGTTAACCTGTAACCCATCCCGCTTTCGGCCCGTTGAAATGGACTTTTCAAGGGTCCTAATTCAAATCATGTAGTATTTAAGATGTCAATCCATTTCTAAGTATTTTGATGCAAAGAGAATGAAGGTTCAAACTTAATCTAAGTGCATTCAGTTCAATGAAGTGGTTTGATTAAACTAACAAGATTCTAAAACAACTAACTAGCAACTTTCAAGCAATTGGATAAAAGAGGAGCCATGGGTATAGGAATTTGATTTCAGATGACTAAGTTTTAATCTAAAATGGCAAGCTTCAATCAACACATTTCTTTAAGTCTAGATAACATTTCTAAGCTAGTTCTTTAGCAAGACAAAAGTTCATTTGCTCTCATAGATCAAACATCAAATCTCTTTGGTTTGTGTCTAGATAGCAATCATTAAGAACATATCATTCAACTATCAAAACTCCTCCAACATCAAATGTCTTTGGTGAGGTAAGGTAAGAGCATGTTGAGTTGGCTCAGATATTTCATCGAACACCTTTCAGACGATGAAATGTCTAGATCTCTAATCTGAGATGGCCAACTCTAGATTAGCATTAAGTTCACTCAATCAAACAAGGAAACATATTAATCTATCCTAGACATTCTAGATCATCACTTAATCATCCTAATCATCCTAACTCATGAATACAAAGATGACTACTCACTAATCTTCATGATAAACCCAAGAATCAATGATAATTTGATGTTAATCATGATTAGTAATCAAGATAATTAAACAATCACAAAAGAAAATGATCAAGATTAGATCTTTCACCTAAAAGTTCTTTGTGATTGGATAGAAAACAAGATAAGATCCAACTTTGGAATTACAATAGTATTTATAACTCCTTGGAAAACCTAATGGTTTCCATTAAAAAGTCTAAAAAACCCTTTAAAAACATTAAAATTCGACCAGCAGAAAATGTGACTCGGGTAGAGGTCGGGTCGCCCAATCCGCGCTGGGTCATCCGCGCGGGTCGTCCAACCCGCGCAGGGTCGTCCTAGGTCATCCTGGGTCATCCGCGCAGGTCGTCCAACCCGCGCTGGTCTACCCGCGTCAGCTTCTGTCGTCCAGCCTTCTTCGCCCGCGCGGGTAAGGGAACCCGCGGTGGTCTATCCGGGTTCGACCAGGTTGATATGCCTCTAGTAAATCGATCATAACTCCTCCAATACAGCTCCAATTGGCTTGAAACCACTTCCATTAGAAAGCTAACTCAATTTACTATGTCTTACCAAAATATTAGCAACAAAAAATATCTTTAAGACTTCCATCCATGTTCACCTTTCACCCTTTTACACCAGAAATGTCTCTAAACGCCTCTAAGAACTCCATAGCACACTCCAGCCCCTAATAAAAACTCATGTATGCAAAATGCAACCTAAAGATGACTAAATCCTAGTCTATATGATCAAAAAGTACAAGGATGAATGACTAAAATCATGCAAATTCATAAGATATCATCCGTCCTGCTTTGAGCTCGTCCTGCGAGGCCCGCAATTTTGCGGGCTTACCAAATGGTGGTCCAATCCCGTCCCGCAGCAAGTCTTTTCGGGCCAGGCCCGCGGTCCAGGTCCTTGATTGTCATCCCTAGTCAGAAGTAAAAAAAGATGTTCACAACGCCGATATCAAAATTGAATACCGAGCTCACTTTGATAGATTTGCTGAACTTTGCCATGAAAATACGCAACTCATCAAAGATAAAGCTATGCTACAAACACATGTGAACATTCTAGAAGTACCCTCTCAGTTTTTTTTTTGTTTCTTCCAACACTTGTAAGATTTTGTAACCACTGTTGATTTTTTTTTTAACCGATAAGACTTGTAACAAACTTCTCTAAGTGAGCATTTTCTCTACATTTTCAAAGATTTTATACAAACAATTGAAACATATACTAATATAGGTGCTTTTCTGGTCAATAGCACATGCATGTTCTTATCTTGTTTTTCATTTAGATTGTAGCTATCTTCTACTTTCGAAAAAGGTATTAAACAAAAAGAATTTATATGCTAATTAAATATGTTAATTTCTTAGAGTGTCCCGATGTATACTACTTAAATAGTTCTAACAAGTCATGATGTTGGTCTTATAAAATCTATTAAAATTTAATATTTTTCCTCATCAATTGTTATTTACAGATAATAGTTCTCATTAATGGTAACAAATATCTAGAGATACAGTTGATACATTTAATAATATGATGTACCTCAAAATCTTCTCTTTATGAATACAAAAACAACCCCTAAATTTTAGTAAAATAAATTAGAGGCATTCTATTCAAAATAAACGGTCTCTTTTTGGGTAGAAAAAAATGTCTTGCATATTAAAAATGGTCCGTAGAGAATAAAAGACCTCACCACGACAATGTCACGCCACAACGCACCACAGCCACCGAGGGATCTTACCAAGCAGCACTCATGGTCGCATGATGTGAACCGCAACGAGGCTTGGCTGCGGAAGAAAAAGAAACGATCAGTGGATCTCATTCCTCGAAGCAAGAGCGTCACGAACGACGATCTCGAGGAACTTAGAGGTTGCATCGAGCTTGGGTTTGGGTTTGAGCCAGATTCTCCTGACTTGGATCAAAGGCTCACGGATACAATCCCGGCTCTAGATTTGTACTGTGCTGTTCATAGACAATATTGTAACCATTTGTCCCGGACTTCGTCGTTCGCATCGGAAACTGACAGCTGCAGCTCTAGCACCACAACGGTTCTCGATAAAGGTATGTGAATTCAAATTGTGGGGTCTATTTTCCTGTGGTAGTCACCTTAAGGCTCAACTAGTTCCAGGCGTGATCATGCTTTTGGTAGGTTTTTTCCACAGGATAAAACATCCAAAGCTTAGAATTGTTTTTCTGTTATTTAATTTTTGATATCACGATTTCATAAAATTAAAAAGGTGATGATCGAAAGACAATGAAGCAGAAGCTGAAGCAATGGGCTCAGGTGGTCGCTTTTTCAGTGCGGCAAGCCAGGAAACCCAGTTGATGTTCTTTGAATTTCTTCTGATTATGCACAAAACAAATGGGATTGGTAACATGATTGCCAATATGAATAAAAACGTATCTCTAAGTCTAAGCTATCAAACTGTTAAATATGTTTTGAAGCCAATTGCGCCTTTTTTTCTCTCTCTCTCTCTCTCTCTTAATAACCAAACACTTAGTTGTTTTGCGAAGCCAATAGTGCTTATGCTGTTTTTATCTTTGTTTTTCTTCAAACCAATTAAAGGATCCCCACTAAATGTGGTTCAAGACCATCAAATGTGATTCTAAACCATCTTATGAATGTGATTCGTAGAGATGTCAAAATAGACCGCAACCCGCAGATTATATCCAAATAGTCCAGTAGCGGAGCGGGCCTGGACATATATATACAAACCGCAATCCACAGCGGATCGTACTACTTGAACGCGGGTTGATCCGCTTAACATTTCTAAAACTAAAAGTTTTAATAGAATATCAAGATTATGGATAACTTAAGATATATGTTTTCTAAATATTGTATTTTCTATAACAAATTAAACTTTAAACTATATAAAATATACAAATGAAGAAAAACTATTATAAACAAGATATTTAAAACAACCACATTTTATATCTGCACAACATAAATTAGGTTTTATGTTTTTTTGACAATTTGAGAACCTAACTATTATAGCAAACACAAAGAAGTGAATCTTGTAATCAACTATCTCAGCACTTTAACCTTCAATTTCTTTGGATCAGTTGATATAGTACGCTTATGGATGATCTTTGGCTTTTGTACCTCAGTTCATTATATGTTTGTTATTCTCAGTTTTGTTAATTCTTGGACACAAGTGTGGAATGATAATTTAAAACAAACATATTATATGTAAATAATCAAATTATAAGAATACTGTAAAGTATATTTGCTTATGCTCACTCATTTTTCTATAATTATTTTATTTCTTTGGAAAAAAATAAGCTCTTTTCAATATAAATATATCATTTACAGAAGAAAAAAATCATGATTTTTTTTTTATAATTCACACTCATTGTAAAGTGATATTCATCATACATGAAAACTATATAACATATTTTAAACATCATGAATAGAGATCCGCAGGTTGGCCCGTGAAACCGCTTAGCTGTGCGGGGTGGACTTGGACATATATATACAAACCGGCTCAATTTTGTAGACATTACGTTTTTTCTATGTTCAAGTAATTTTAGTTGTTGATCATTGGGAACGATTTTGATCCTAATTGTTTATTTGTATTTAATTTTTTTTTTAAATACCCTTTAATATTAGTGTTTTAATGTTTAAAATTCTCTTTCTCTAGAATTTAGGGGCCAAAAAATTCATCACTTATAACTTCATAAATATCAGGACATGCTCTGGCACAAGAGCCGGAATGTCTGAGTTTTTCCAGGTCGTAGTCTAGTTATGTTGGTCTAAGTGAGTGATCAAGTTTTTGTGAGATAACAAGTTAAGTTCCACATCGGATATTAGACAAAGGAAAGTCTAATATATAAAGAGATGTCCAACTCTAATAGTACGAGGCCTTTTGGGAAGGAAACCAAAAGTAAATCCATGCGGGTCAGCCTCTAAGGCCAAAGTGGACAATATCGTACTAATAAGATAAGATAGAGTTGGACACGGGATTTCACAAGCCCAACAATTGGTATCAAGGCGAAGTTTGACAAAGAGATGCAAGAAGACTAAAATACCCTTTAAGTAAGAATGGGTAGAAGAGGAAAGAGAAGGTACGTTGCAGAAACTGTGATGTATTGTGGGAGAAACATTCTAAAAGAAAGCGCTGTGATTACTGGTACAAGGTGGTGCCGAAGATGATTCGCCGAAGGAAACATACGAGATGAATGTGCTCCTTAGCTTGAGGGGGAGAATGTGAGATAACAAGTTAAGTTCCACATCGGATATTAGACAAAAGAAAAGTCTAATATATAAAGAGATGTCCAACTCTAATAGTACGAGGCCTTTTGGGAAGGAAACCAAAAGTAAATCCATGCGGGTCAGCCTCTAAGGCCAAAGTGGACAATATCGTACTAATAAGATAAGATAGAGTTGGACACGGGATTTCACAAGCCCAACAGTTTTGATTATATTCACTTCAATTAGTACCTAAGTAGTGGCTCGTGCCTCGTAGTAATGACTAACTTAGGGCAAAGCGTAAACCCGTTGGTTCTTGGTTAGATTTCTAGTGGGAATAGAGTTGTTGTTACCTTGGCCAGACGATAATAGGACAATACTTTAGGCATCATCAAATAGTCCGGTATCGGATTAGTCGTCTTCCTGTTTCCTTGGAGGATTAGTCAAGATACACTCCCAGTTAAAAAAAAGTATTCGATGTAGCCAATTTTCTTGTATGATTGTAGGAGAGATGAAGTAGCGTGGAAGCCACACATGTAATAGCGGTAGAGAATAATTTGGATGATTCCGGTTTGGACTGAACCGGGACATGTCTTTCTCATCTTCTTGTTTCTTAGACATCCTGAGAAGTCGTACGTCCGAGAACATTATAAAAGCTAGAAGAGCCACTCGCTATTTATTATTATTATTCATTGTAAAAACCACCCTAAAAATGTTGGGATTCTTCATTTTATTTTATAAAGGAAGGTTTTGGATAGGTGAACCATGAATATTACTTAGATTAATTTTTTGTTGGGACATTACAAAATAAAACTGTATAGGAGGTTTGGGATAGTTAAACCATTTTAGATAGATTAAAATTTTGTTTGGAAAAAAATGCATGTACTTCTATTTTTTTTTTGGTTGGGACATTGCAAAATGAAGCTGTATTTTTGCTACAGTAGTGTAATTTTACTCTGTGAAACGGAACTCAAACTAATTGTTTGGAGAAAAAAGTAGGAAGATATTCAATTAACTGTGCAATCTTTAATTATGATTTACAATTTGTATCTTTGAAGAAAAATATCATGATGTCGACAAAGGTAACTAAACAAAAAGAGTGATGATGTCAAAAACAAATGAGAGAGAGTCAAATATGTGGGAAATACAACCAATTTTAACCAATCAAAATATTTCAAAAGGTAAAGTTTTAATAACCCAAGATATACCTTCACTTAGAATGCTTAAACGGGTTGCTAAAAAAAAAAGAATGTTTAAACGGTTACCTTTGCCCTTTAAACCCTGCCCATATAAGTCATTGCACGTTTAAGTAATGTTTGTGTAAACCCATTATATATTTGGAATATCCACTTAATTCGTTTATTTTAAGGCTATTGTGTATGAATAGTCTGTTCATGCCCATTTTTTATTATAGTTTTTGGTTTTAATTAATGTTAGCAAATAATTTTAAATTTCAAATCATCATACAAACAAAAACAAATGTTAGCTAAATCTATTAGGTAATGTTGTGGATAATTAATTTAGGAATAGTTCTTTCTGGTTAGGAGGGGTGTGTGTATTCAATCTAAAATTTGAGGTGATTTGATTTTTAATGAGGTTTTAGATGATTTTAAGGAATTGCAGAGAATAAAATGATTTTTGTTAAACCATTCTAGAATATCACTTAAAACTATGAAATTTGAGTTTTAATTTTTTTAACTAAGAAACTCCACCCAAACACTCTAAAATCACTTAAAAACTTTACAATTGCACAACTTAAATATTTTCAATAACAGTGGATTTCAGAGTACTTTATAAAATGTCAAGTTCAATAACACTGGATTTTAAATGAGTTTTTTAAATTCATGTTTC
It encodes:
- the LOC106317372 gene encoding uncharacterized protein LOC106317372, giving the protein MSRHNAPQPPRDLTKQHSWSHDVNRNEAWLRKKKKRSVDLIPRSKSVTNDDLEELRGCIELGFGFEPDSPDLDQRLTDTIPALDLYCAVHRQYCNHLSRTSSFASETDSCSSSTTTVLDKGDDRKTMKQKLKQWAQVVAFSVRQARKPS